One window from the genome of Salvia splendens isolate huo1 chromosome 9, SspV2, whole genome shotgun sequence encodes:
- the LOC121747094 gene encoding inter alpha-trypsin inhibitor, heavy chain 4-like, with the protein MAADFEAAVEDGLRLSKRIYFGKDRAVAPPKPHTAMERAVGCSYLPISPMLYAVISDPAVVDNPDMPSYQPHVHGRCDPPALIPLQLNGVFLEADCYLHTAFVTLSATWRLHCVMGSRSCDCRIAVPMGEQGSILGVEVEVPRKSYGTEFISVDSDKASENVGKTEGGGFLKAHIFTLTVPQVDGGTNISVKMRWSQKLLYHNGQFTLRIPFSFPEYVTPAAKKISKREKIELNVTAGPETEILCKTTSHPLKERRRQERKLGFLYDSEVLSWSSNDFIFSYTVSTSHTFGSVLLNPPLVGDVDRRDMFYCYLYPGKKESGKVFRKEVVFIVDISGSMRGQPLEDTKSALFSGLARLGPKDLFNVIAFNDETCMFSSTLEPATVENIENAYKWVNSNFVASGATNILFPLNQAIKILLDNSDSIPIIFLITDGAVEDEINICGTVRNQLTNYKNISPRIYTLGIGKFCNHYFLRQLAMTSHGHHDAASDVESIESRLEGLFARASSIFLADIAFQNLDGLDDLEVFPCQIPDLSSESPFVVSGRYQGTFPKTLKLNGRLGDMSGFTLDLNVEEAKEIPVSKMVAKHQIELLTAQAWFSKNQELEKKIAKMSELNTVVSEYTSLVLLETQRGKANADTKKSSRKGDSHHKEEPKPKVISTMHNIGLGYGSLSATGENIPSGYGDPDELEAAEVLAKSGCGCCGRCWRHCCCMCCIQVCSRMNDQCGIVLTQLISAVACLGCYSCCSACCGGEE; encoded by the exons ATGGCGGCGGATTTCGAGGCCGCGGTGGAGGACGGGCTGCGCCTCTCCAAGAGGATCTACTTCGGCAAGGACAGGGCGGTCGCGCCGCCCAAGCCTCACACGGCCATGGAGAGAGCTGTCGGCTGCTCCTACCTCCCTATTTCCCCAATGCTCTACGCCGTCATCTCCGACCCTGCCGTCGTCGACAACCCCGACATGCCCAGCTACCAGCCGCACGTCCACGGCCGGTGCGATCCCCCCGCCCTCATACCGCTCCAGCTCAACGGGGTTTTTCTCGAGGCCGATTGCTACCTTCACACGGCCTTCGTCACGCTCTCCGCCACCTGGCGCCTCCACTGCGTCATGGGCAGCCGCAGCTGCGATTGCCGCATCGCGGTTCCAATGGGCGAACAG GGTTCAATTCTAGGTGTGGAAGTTGAGGTACCAAGGAAATCCTATGGCACCGAATTCATTTCCGTGGACAGTGATAAAGCTTCGGAAAATGTTGGAAAAACTGAAGGCGGAGGCTTCTTGAAAGCCCATATATTCACTCTCACAGTCCCCCAG GTTGATGGTGGAACCAATATATCAGTTAAAATGAGATGGTCTCAAAAATTACTCTATCATAATGGACAATTCACCTTGAGGATTCCTTTTAGTTTCCCTGAGTATGTAACTCCTGCTGCAAAGAAGATATCGAAAAGGGAGAAGATAGAATTGAATGTTACTGCTGGTCCTGAAACAGAGATTCTGTGCAAAACAACTAGTCATCCTTTAAAG GAGCGAAGAAGACAAGAACGAAAGTTGGGTTTCCTCTATGACTCCGAAGTTCTTTCATGGTCAAGCaatgattttatattttcatacaCA GTATCTACAAGTCATACTTTTGGTTCTGTACTCTTGAATCCACCATTGGTAGGTGATGTGGATCGTAGAGATATGTTTTATTGCTACCTTTACCCAGGAAAGAAGGAGAGTGGAAAG GTTTTCCGGAAGGAAGTTGTGTTTATTGTTGACATCAGTGGAAGCATGAGAGGTCAACCCCTAGAAGATACAAAAAGTGCACTATTTTCTGGACTTGCCAGACTTGGTCCCAAAGATTTGTTTAATGTGATAGCATTCAATGATGAAACTTGCATGTTCTCCTCGACTTTGGAGCCAGCAACTGtggaaaatattgaaaatgctTATAAATGGGTTAATTCAAATTTTGTAGCAAGTGGTGCCACAAACATTCTGTTTCCGCTAAATcag GCCATCAAGATATTATTAGATAATTCCGACTCAATTCCCATAATTTTTCTTATTACTGATGGGGCTGTTGAAGATGAGATAAATATTTGTGGCACTGTGAGAAATCAGCTAACAAACTACAAAAATATTTCTCCAAGAATATACACACTGGGCATAG GGAAATTTTGCAATCATTATTTTCTTCGGCAGCTTGCAATGACTAGTCATGGGCATCATGATGCTGCTAGTGACGTGG AATCTATTGAGTCTCGACTGGAAGGTCTTTTTGCTAGAGCATCATCCATTTTTCTGGCAGATATTGCTTTCCAGAATTTAGATGGACTTGATGATCTTGAG GTGTTTCCTTGCCAAATTCCGGACCTTTCCTCTGAAAGCCCCTTTGTTGTGTCAGGCAGATACCAGGGAACATTCCCTAAGACCCTTAAACTCAATGGTCGCCTTGGAGATATGTCCGGTTTTACTCTAGACCTGAATGTGGAAGAGGCAAAGGAGATACCTGTATCAAAG ATGGTAGCCAAGCATCAGATCGAATTACTGACAGCTCAGGCATGGTTTTCAAAAAATCAGGAGCTTGAGAAGAAG ATAGCAAAAATGAGTGAGCTGAATACCGTCGTCTCTGAGTACACGAGCTTGGTTTTGCTTGAGACACAAAGAGGGAAAGCAAATGCAGATACCAAAAAG TCATCCAGAAAAGGCGACTCTCATCACAAGGAAGAGCCAAAGCCAAAAGTGATCTCCACAATGCACAACATCGGGCTCGGGTATGGCAGTCTGAGTGCAACAGGGGAGAACATCCCGTCAGGGTACGGTGACCCTGACGAGCTCGAGGCTGCTGAAGTATTAGCAAAGTCGGGTTGTGGGTGTTGCGGGAGGTGCTGGAGGCACTGCTGCTGCATGTGCTGCATCCAAGTATGCTCGCGGATGAACGATCAGTGCGGCATCGTCTTAACTCAGCTCATCAGTGCCGTAGCATGCTTAGGCTGTTACAGCTGCTGCAGTGCGTGCTGCGGTGGGGAAGAATGA